The Streptomyces sp. NBC_01317 genomic interval GAGGATCAGCGTGGTCGCCTTGGCCTGCGCCATCGCCCCCGCGCCGACCAGGGTCTTGCCCGCGCCGCAGGGCAGCACGACAACCCCCGAGCCGCCGTGCCAGAAGCCCTCGACGGCCTGCTTCTGGTACGGGCGCAGGGCCCAGCCGTCCTCCACCAGCTCGATGGCGTGCGCCTCGCCGTCCACGTACCCGGCGAGATCCTCGGCCGGCCAGCCGAGCTTGAGGAGCGTCTGCTTGATCTGGCCGCGCTCGGAGGGGTGCACGGCGACGGTGTCCGGGTCGAGCCGCGCGCCCACCAGCGGGGCGACCTTCTTCGACCGGAGGATCTCCTCCAGGACGGGACGGTCCGTGGAGGTCAGGACCAGACCATGGGTGGGGTGCTTGGACAGCGTGAGACGCCCGTACCGGGCCATCGTCTCGGCGACGTCGACGAGCAGGGCGTGCGGCACGGGGTAGCGGGAGAACTCCACCAGCGCGTCGACCACCTGCTCGGCGTCATGCCCGGCGGCGCGCGCGTTCCACAGGCCGAGCGGGGTCAGCCGGTACGTGTGGATGTGCTCGGGCGCGCGCTCCAGTTCGGCGAAGGGCGCGATGGCCCGCCGGCAGGCTCCGGCCTGTTCGTGGTCGACTTCGAGCAGCAAGGTCTTGTCGCTCTGGACGATGAGGGGTCCGTTCACAGCTGCGCCCTTTCGGTCTTTCCTTGGGCCGTCACTCGTTGTGCCAAACGACCAGTGTCGCTCATATCGGGCTGATGCGGGGGCGGGGCGGGGTCGGTCCGGTGGGGCGGGACGATCCGGAGGGTCCTGGGGGGACTGTCCTGGCCGGGGCTGGGCACCTGGCTCCTATGACCGCTGAGACGCGCAAGGCAGAACCGGGCAGAGCCGCCCCGCGACGGATTTCCTGGGGCCGGGCCCTGTTGCGGGTGATCATTCTGGTGGTCGCCTTCCTGGCCCTGGTGGCCTTCTCGGCGGTCCTCGCCGACCTGACGCTGACACCCTCCCCGGCCTCGGCGGAGATAGCCGGGTCCAACCTGCGGCCGGGGCACTCGCTGCGGCAGTACGCGGAGGACTACACGTTCCTCGCCGCGTGCAAGCAGATCGGCGGGAACATCGTGATGGGGATGCCGTTCGGGCTGATCCTGCCGGTGCTCATGCCGCGCCGGCTGCCGATGTTGCGGGTTGTCGTGCTGACCGCCGTGGTCATGGCGCTGGTGGAGCTGGCGCAGGGTTCGATCGTCCAGGGCCGTGCCTTCGACGTGGACGATGTGATCCTGAACACGTCGGGCGCGCTGCTCGGTTACCTGCTGCTGGGTCGGCGGATCGGTCGACGGTTCCACGCGCTGGGAGTACCGCAGCCGGTGCCGGTGTCGTCCGAGCCCGCGCCCGTGGTGGCCGAGCCGGCCCCCGCGCGGACGACGAAGACCCGCCCCTTGGTGAAGAAGCGGACGCTGACCAAGCCGAAGGTGAACAGGACGAAGCTGACGCCCATGGCCAGGTCGCAGGAGAAGCCCCGGGCCAACTGGAGCGAGCGGCTGGTGCGGCTCGGGCGTCGGAGCCAGTAGCGCTGGCACGGACCGGTTGGTCCCCATCGCGGGACGGGTTTTCGCCGGACGGGCTTCGCGGCCCGCCCGGCGCCTTGTCATGCCGAGTCCCTCATGCCGTGTCCGTCACGCGGTGTCGTCCGCCAGTTCCGCCACACCCGTGATCCGGTGCAGCGGGTACGTACGGACCTCGTCCGCCGTGTGGTCGTACGCGGTCACGAAGCCCCCCTCGACCCGCACCGGCGCGATCACCCGCTGACTCGC includes:
- a CDS encoding VanZ family protein, translated to MTAETRKAEPGRAAPRRISWGRALLRVIILVVAFLALVAFSAVLADLTLTPSPASAEIAGSNLRPGHSLRQYAEDYTFLAACKQIGGNIVMGMPFGLILPVLMPRRLPMLRVVVLTAVVMALVELAQGSIVQGRAFDVDDVILNTSGALLGYLLLGRRIGRRFHALGVPQPVPVSSEPAPVVAEPAPARTTKTRPLVKKRTLTKPKVNRTKLTPMARSQEKPRANWSERLVRLGRRSQ